The following proteins are co-located in the Siansivirga zeaxanthinifaciens CC-SAMT-1 genome:
- a CDS encoding CoA transferase subunit A, translated as MINKKVNNVNIALQGVKDGMTFMLGGFGLSGIPENAIAELVKLGVKDLTCISNNAGVDDFGLGLLLQKHQIKKMISSYVGENDEFERQILSGELDVELIPQGTLAERCRAAQAGFPAFYTPAGYGTEVAEGKETREFDGKMYVLEQAFKADFAFVKAWKGDPAGNLIFKGTARNFNPVMCGAAKITVAEVEELVPLGSLDPNQIHIPGIFVQRIFQGEHYEKRIEQRTVRARN; from the coding sequence ATGATTAATAAGAAGGTAAATAATGTCAATATAGCCTTGCAAGGCGTAAAAGACGGTATGACTTTTATGCTTGGTGGTTTTGGTTTAAGTGGTATTCCAGAAAATGCCATTGCAGAATTAGTTAAACTTGGGGTTAAAGATTTAACCTGTATTTCTAACAATGCAGGAGTAGACGATTTTGGCTTAGGCTTATTGCTTCAAAAGCATCAAATAAAGAAAATGATTTCCTCTTATGTTGGTGAAAATGATGAATTTGAACGCCAAATACTTTCGGGCGAGTTGGACGTAGAACTGATTCCGCAAGGCACTTTAGCAGAACGTTGTCGCGCAGCCCAAGCAGGATTTCCTGCTTTTTATACGCCTGCTGGTTATGGTACTGAAGTTGCAGAGGGCAAAGAAACCCGCGAATTCGATGGCAAAATGTATGTTTTAGAACAGGCCTTTAAAGCCGATTTTGCCTTTGTTAAAGCCTGGAAAGGCGATCCGGCTGGTAACTTAATTTTTAAAGGAACGGCTCGAAATTTTAATCCCGTTATGTGCGGAGCCGCTAAAATTACAGTTGCCGAGGTTGAAGAGCTGGTGCCACTGGGAAGTTTAGACCCCAATCAAATCCATATTCCAGGAATTTTTGTGCAACGTATTTTTCAAGGAGAACACTACGAAAAACGTATTGAGCAACGCACTGTTAGAGCAAGAAATTAA
- a CDS encoding CoA transferase subunit B yields MLDKTGIAKRIAKEVKDGYYVNLGIGIPTLVANYVRDDIEVEFQSENGVLGMGPFPFEGEEDADVINAGKQTITTLPGASFFDSAMSFSMIRGKHVDLTILGAMEVSEQGDIANWKIPGKMVKGMGGAMDLVASAENIIVAMMHTNRAGESKLLKSCSLPLTGVRCVKRIVTNLAVLEITEAGFKLLERAPGVSVDTIKKATEGTLIIEGDIPEMKL; encoded by the coding sequence ATGTTAGATAAAACAGGAATAGCAAAACGCATAGCAAAAGAGGTTAAAGATGGTTACTATGTAAATTTAGGTATAGGTATACCAACCTTGGTTGCAAATTATGTACGCGATGATATTGAAGTAGAATTTCAAAGTGAAAATGGCGTTTTAGGCATGGGGCCGTTTCCGTTTGAAGGTGAAGAAGATGCCGATGTTATTAATGCAGGAAAACAAACCATAACCACACTGCCAGGTGCTAGTTTTTTCGATTCTGCCATGAGTTTTTCAATGATTAGGGGTAAGCATGTCGATTTAACTATTTTGGGCGCTATGGAAGTGTCTGAGCAAGGTGATATTGCCAATTGGAAAATACCCGGCAAAATGGTAAAGGGAATGGGTGGTGCTATGGATTTGGTAGCCAGTGCAGAAAATATAATAGTTGCCATGATGCATACCAATAGAGCAGGAGAGTCAAAATTACTTAAAAGCTGTAGTTTACCATTAACAGGCGTTCGTTGTGTAAAACGGATTGTTACAAATTTAGCCGTATTAGAAATTACAGAAGCTGGTTTTAAACTCTTGGAACGCGCTCCTGGAGTGTCTGTAGACACCATTAAAAAGGCCACCGAGGGGACTTTAATTATTGAAGGAGATATACCCGAAATGAAGCTTTAA
- a CDS encoding four helix bundle protein, whose translation MRNDTDNLIVRLTFELALDVVSFSERIRVGNRFEMASQIFRSGTSIGANIREAQNAESKRDFIHKFKIAAKEADELEYWLKLCKASEHYPNPDEKLLSDLKSVILIISKIISSSKKV comes from the coding sequence ATGAGGAATGATACAGATAATTTAATTGTTAGATTAACATTTGAATTGGCACTAGATGTCGTTTCATTTTCTGAAAGAATTAGAGTAGGAAATAGGTTTGAAATGGCTTCACAAATTTTTAGAAGTGGTACTTCTATTGGAGCTAACATTCGTGAAGCTCAAAATGCTGAAAGTAAACGAGATTTTATTCATAAGTTCAAAATAGCAGCAAAAGAAGCCGATGAATTAGAGTATTGGTTGAAACTTTGTAAAGCTTCAGAACATTATCCAAACCCTGATGAAAAATTATTAAGCGATTTAAAATCTGTCATTTTAATCATTTCTAAAATTATTTCATCTAGTAAAAAGGTATAA
- a CDS encoding ABC transporter ATP-binding protein, whose amino-acid sequence MQENPILEIKNLSISFGKNEVIHNISYHLNQNEILGIVGESGSGKSVSSLAILGLLPKKVSKITSGSILYKNQDLTHLSSKKFQTIRGHKIAMIFQEPMSSLNPSMTCGKQVQEILLQHTALTKPLAKEETLLLFEKVKLPTPERIFNAYPHEISGGQKQRVMIAMAIACKPDILIADEPTTALDVTVQKDIIKLLKTLQTETKMSVIFITHDLSLISEIAHRILVMYKGDIVEQGDANTLFNKPQHIYTKALINARPSLHTRLQVLPTINDYLNKTTKTDIITSEDRAKKHQLIYSKSPLLEVINVEKAYISKSGWFKKPDVFKAVDNVSFKLYEGETLGLVGESGCGKSTLGNAILQLDKATAGQILYKGVDITILSNSEIKKLRKDIQIIFQDPYSSLNPRIPVGEAIMEPMKVHNLYRSEAERKEKTIDILNKVGLSEAYFNRYPHEFSGGQRQRIGIARTIALQPKLIVCDESVSALDISVQAQVLNLLNDLKETFGFTYIFISHDLAVVKYMSDQLLVMNKGKIEELDNADVIYSTPKTAYTKKLIDAIPKGL is encoded by the coding sequence ATGCAGGAAAATCCTATTTTAGAAATTAAAAATTTGTCTATTTCATTCGGAAAAAATGAAGTAATACATAACATTTCCTATCATTTAAATCAAAATGAAATATTAGGCATTGTGGGCGAATCGGGTTCGGGAAAATCGGTGTCTTCGCTAGCCATTTTAGGATTGCTGCCCAAAAAAGTTTCTAAAATTACGTCGGGTAGTATTTTATACAAAAATCAGGATCTAACACATCTGTCTTCAAAAAAATTTCAAACCATTAGAGGCCACAAAATTGCCATGATTTTTCAGGAACCTATGAGTTCTTTAAATCCTTCTATGACTTGTGGTAAACAGGTTCAGGAAATATTATTACAGCATACCGCATTAACAAAACCGTTAGCTAAAGAAGAAACCCTTTTACTATTTGAAAAAGTAAAACTGCCAACACCAGAACGTATTTTTAATGCGTATCCGCATGAAATTTCTGGAGGTCAAAAACAACGGGTAATGATTGCCATGGCCATTGCCTGTAAACCCGATATTTTAATTGCAGACGAGCCAACAACCGCCTTAGATGTTACCGTACAAAAAGATATCATTAAGCTTTTAAAAACGCTCCAAACAGAAACAAAAATGAGCGTTATTTTTATAACACACGATTTGTCGTTAATATCTGAAATTGCCCATCGTATTTTAGTAATGTATAAAGGCGATATTGTAGAGCAAGGCGATGCAAACACCCTATTTAATAAACCGCAACATATTTACACCAAAGCATTAATAAACGCGCGCCCTTCATTACACACACGTTTACAGGTTTTACCAACCATAAACGATTATTTAAATAAAACCACCAAAACAGATATTATAACTTCCGAAGACCGGGCTAAAAAACACCAGCTTATTTACAGCAAGTCACCTTTACTAGAGGTTATTAACGTTGAAAAAGCATATATTTCTAAAAGCGGATGGTTTAAAAAACCAGATGTATTTAAGGCCGTAGATAATGTTAGTTTTAAATTATATGAAGGTGAAACTTTAGGTTTGGTGGGCGAGTCGGGTTGTGGAAAATCGACTTTGGGAAATGCAATTCTTCAATTAGATAAAGCTACCGCCGGACAAATTTTGTATAAGGGAGTCGATATTACAATACTGTCAAATTCTGAAATTAAGAAGCTTAGAAAAGACATTCAGATTATATTTCAAGATCCTTATTCTTCATTAAACCCCAGAATTCCGGTTGGTGAAGCTATCATGGAGCCCATGAAAGTTCATAATCTTTATCGTTCTGAAGCAGAACGTAAAGAAAAAACCATCGATATTCTTAATAAAGTAGGCTTATCTGAAGCCTATTTTAACCGCTATCCTCATGAGTTTTCTGGCGGACAAAGACAACGTATTGGTATAGCCAGAACCATTGCTTTACAACCCAAACTTATAGTTTGCGACGAGTCGGTTTCTGCGCTTGATATTTCGGTGCAAGCTCAGGTTTTAAATTTATTGAATGATTTAAAAGAAACTTTTGGGTTTACCTACATATTTATATCACACGATTTAGCCGTTGTGAAATATATGAGCGACCAGCTATTGGTTATGAATAAAGGAAAAATTGAGGAGTTAGATAATGCCGATGTTATTTACAGCACACCAAAAACTGCTTATACAAAAAAACTTATTGATGCCATCCCAAAAGGGTTATAG